In Actinoplanes sp. NBC_00393, a single genomic region encodes these proteins:
- a CDS encoding PPOX class F420-dependent oxidoreductase: MAFSEEEIAYLRSQPLARLATVGAEEQPDVVPVSFEFDGAVFWVGGPGESVLHTRKFRNVTAGRGRAALVIDDMVSFEPFIARGIRVYGDAAGPIQRAGIVGPGFYLRITPTVSWSWNLAGDPVGDQWYPAHRTDHHPAG, translated from the coding sequence GTGGCGTTCAGCGAAGAAGAGATTGCCTACCTGCGTTCCCAGCCGCTCGCCCGGCTGGCCACCGTCGGCGCCGAGGAACAGCCCGACGTGGTCCCGGTGAGCTTCGAGTTCGACGGCGCGGTCTTCTGGGTGGGCGGCCCGGGCGAGTCCGTGCTGCACACCCGGAAATTCCGGAACGTGACTGCCGGGCGGGGCCGGGCCGCCCTGGTCATCGACGACATGGTTTCCTTCGAGCCGTTCATCGCCCGCGGCATCCGCGTCTACGGCGACGCGGCCGGCCCGATCCAGCGCGCCGGCATCGTCGGCCCGGGCTTCTATCTGCGCATCACGCCGACCGTGTCGTGGAGCTGGAATCTCGCCGGCGACCCGGTCGGCGACCAGTGGTACCCCGCCCACCGCACCGACCACCACCCCGCCGGCTGA
- a CDS encoding ABC transporter permease, with amino-acid sequence MTTSVAPAPPAERANAVAGPASALAPGGGLRRRIALRLLALLALYLLWEVTARVMRNPTFIPSPSAVWDQLITTSTVHDGVRGYSGHLLIEHLGVSLRRILIGSVIGIAGGLVLGVLMGTIGWLRVVTEPVVTFIRALPPLAYFSLFIIWFGIDETPKLWLLSIAALPPVAVATATAVQGAPTGLVEAARALGAGRWQTIRDVVLPAGLPEIFTGIRLAVGVAYSSVVAAETINGVPGIGGMVRDAQRYSQTDVVVLGLFAIGLSGLLIDALLRIAENRLIPWRGRS; translated from the coding sequence GTGACCACCTCCGTCGCCCCCGCGCCGCCTGCCGAGCGGGCCAACGCTGTGGCCGGCCCCGCCTCGGCGCTCGCGCCCGGCGGCGGCCTGCGCCGCCGCATCGCGCTGCGGCTTCTCGCGCTGCTCGCGCTGTACCTGCTCTGGGAGGTCACCGCGCGCGTCATGCGCAACCCGACCTTCATTCCCTCACCCTCGGCGGTCTGGGATCAGCTGATCACCACCTCGACCGTGCACGACGGCGTACGCGGATACAGCGGCCACCTGCTCATCGAGCACCTCGGCGTGAGCCTGCGCCGGATCCTGATCGGCTCGGTCATCGGCATCGCCGGCGGCCTGGTCCTCGGGGTGCTGATGGGCACGATCGGCTGGCTGCGCGTGGTGACCGAGCCGGTCGTCACGTTCATCCGGGCGCTGCCCCCGCTCGCCTACTTCAGCCTGTTCATCATCTGGTTCGGCATCGACGAGACCCCGAAGCTGTGGCTGCTCTCGATCGCCGCTTTGCCCCCGGTCGCGGTCGCCACCGCCACCGCCGTACAGGGTGCTCCGACCGGCCTGGTCGAGGCCGCCCGGGCTCTCGGCGCCGGGCGCTGGCAGACGATCCGGGACGTGGTGCTGCCCGCCGGCCTCCCGGAGATCTTCACCGGGATCCGGCTGGCGGTCGGCGTCGCGTACTCGTCGGTCGTCGCCGCCGAGACCATCAACGGCGTGCCCGGCATCGGCGGCATGGTCCGTGACGCCCAGCGCTACTCCCAGACCGACGTGGTCGTCCTCGGCCTGTTCGCCATCGGCCTCTCCGGCCTGCTCATCGACGCCCTGCTGCGGATCGCCGAGAACCGGCTGATCCCGTGGCGCGGCCGTAGTTAA
- a CDS encoding glutathione S-transferase C-terminal domain-containing protein translates to MTHLSTRTRLASPVDTATYGEYRTAPETRFHARITEDGPYTARPFRYHCYGGWFCPWTHRVAITRELAGLHDIVTMSYVDDHRDARGWAFRETYGPDPVNGFTLLREAYEATEDDFDGHVAVPMLWDRFSSRVVSTDPTGIGIDLATRFRHLADTPVDTYPEALRDEIERLDRWIGPAVNHGVNTARHDAAARSALLEAFELLDGRLAHTDFLIGGVLTEADIRLWVTLVRYDTGPNTGRAINPGLHVYPHLLRYARRLWEVPAFRVTTGTPPAWA, encoded by the coding sequence ATGACGCACCTCTCCACCCGGACCCGCCTGGCCAGCCCGGTAGACACCGCGACCTACGGCGAGTACCGCACCGCACCCGAGACCCGCTTCCACGCCCGCATCACCGAGGACGGGCCCTACACCGCGCGGCCGTTCCGCTACCACTGTTACGGCGGCTGGTTCTGTCCATGGACCCACCGCGTCGCGATCACGCGCGAGCTGGCCGGCCTGCACGACATCGTCACGATGTCGTACGTCGACGATCACCGGGACGCCCGCGGCTGGGCGTTCCGCGAGACCTACGGCCCGGACCCGGTCAACGGTTTCACACTGCTGCGCGAGGCGTACGAGGCGACCGAGGACGACTTCGACGGGCACGTGGCCGTGCCGATGCTCTGGGACCGCTTCTCCAGCCGGGTGGTCAGCACCGACCCCACCGGCATCGGCATCGACCTGGCCACCCGCTTCCGGCATCTCGCCGACACCCCGGTGGACACCTACCCGGAGGCGCTGCGCGACGAGATCGAGCGGCTGGACCGCTGGATCGGCCCGGCCGTCAACCACGGCGTCAACACCGCCCGGCACGATGCGGCCGCCCGCTCCGCCCTGCTGGAGGCGTTCGAGCTGCTCGACGGCCGGCTCGCGCACACCGACTTCCTGATCGGCGGTGTCCTCACCGAGGCCGACATCCGGCTCTGGGTCACCCTGGTGCGCTACGACACCGGGCCGAACACCGGCCGCGCCATCAACCCGGGTCTGCACGTCTACCCGCATCTGCTGCGCTACGCGCGCCGGCTATGGGAGGTGCCCGCCTTCCGCGTCACCACCGGCACTCCCCCCGCCTGGGCCTGA
- a CDS encoding taurine ABC transporter substrate-binding protein — protein sequence MKKLLALVSVLFLAACGNGAASGGADPEKKTIRLAYQAFPSGDLIVKNQGLLEKALPDYQITWTKFDSGASINTAFVAKSIDIAAIGSSPVARGLSAPLNIPYQVAFVLDVAGDNEALVARNGSGVTDIASLRGKKVATPFASTAHYSLLAALEKAGVKESELTIVDLEPQDILAAWTRGDLDAAYSWLPSLDELKKTGKVLITSRELAAGGKPTLDLGVVSTAFASAHPEAVDAWRKVEAQALDIIASDPSAAAKAVGTELNLSPEEAANQLKQGVFLKPAEISSPEWLGTENNVGKIADNLVSAAEFLKSQQKVDAVPTLDEVKKSIYVKGLPSVLG from the coding sequence TTGAAGAAGCTCCTCGCCCTTGTCTCCGTTCTCTTCCTCGCGGCCTGCGGCAACGGCGCCGCCAGCGGTGGCGCGGACCCGGAGAAGAAGACCATCCGGCTCGCGTACCAGGCTTTCCCCAGCGGCGACCTGATCGTCAAGAACCAGGGTCTGCTCGAGAAGGCGCTGCCCGACTACCAGATCACCTGGACCAAGTTCGACTCCGGCGCCAGCATCAACACCGCCTTCGTCGCCAAGAGCATCGACATCGCCGCGATCGGCTCCAGCCCGGTGGCCCGCGGGCTGTCCGCGCCGTTGAACATCCCGTACCAGGTGGCGTTCGTGCTCGACGTCGCCGGTGACAACGAGGCTCTCGTCGCCCGCAACGGCAGCGGTGTCACCGACATCGCCTCGCTGCGCGGCAAGAAGGTGGCCACCCCGTTCGCCTCGACCGCGCACTACAGCCTGCTCGCCGCCCTGGAGAAGGCCGGCGTCAAGGAATCCGAACTGACCATCGTGGACCTGGAGCCGCAGGACATCCTGGCCGCCTGGACGCGGGGTGACCTGGACGCGGCGTACAGCTGGCTGCCCTCGCTGGACGAGCTGAAGAAGACCGGCAAGGTCCTGATCACCAGCCGCGAGCTGGCCGCCGGCGGCAAGCCGACCCTGGACCTGGGCGTGGTCTCCACCGCGTTCGCGTCAGCTCACCCCGAGGCGGTGGACGCCTGGCGCAAGGTCGAGGCGCAGGCCCTGGACATCATCGCGTCCGACCCGTCCGCAGCGGCGAAGGCGGTCGGCACCGAACTGAATCTCTCCCCGGAGGAGGCCGCGAACCAGCTGAAGCAGGGCGTCTTCCTCAAGCCGGCGGAGATCTCCTCGCCGGAGTGGCTCGGCACCGAGAACAACGTGGGCAAGATCGCCGACAACCTGGTGAGCGCGGCCGAGTTCCTCAAGTCCCAGCAGAAGGTGGACGCTGTGCCGACGCTGGACGAGGTCAAGAAGTCGATCTACGTGAAGGGTCTGCCCAGTGTCCTCGGCTGA
- a CDS encoding LysR family transcriptional regulator, which produces MELRQLSYVEAVARYGGFTRAAERLHVAQSAVSAQIRALEAELGLALFARTTRKVALTPAGELFVARARRVLAELDGARTEIHEITSVVNGRVSLGATAALGPYDLPQALARFRDRFPGIALRLRSGLLTGLLGALDEGELDLVVGPLYADLPARFDALPLVDEQLLLALPLGHPLARAGRLTLGEARDEPFVSLPRGLGLRWILEDAARSAGFAPRVEFEAAGAAGIRELIAAGLGVGLLSRAAAEDAPGPAVAVRHLHPTPVHPPIGVMHSRDRPLSPAAQSCRHHLVEVAGRRPDPSHRTESGPGGGSAGGDAEGGHLP; this is translated from the coding sequence ATGGAGTTACGGCAGCTCAGCTACGTCGAGGCGGTGGCCCGGTACGGCGGGTTCACCCGGGCCGCGGAACGGCTGCACGTCGCGCAGTCGGCGGTGTCCGCGCAGATCCGGGCGCTGGAGGCGGAACTCGGGCTGGCGCTGTTCGCCCGGACCACCCGCAAGGTGGCGCTGACCCCGGCCGGGGAGCTGTTCGTGGCCCGGGCGCGGCGGGTGCTGGCCGAGTTGGACGGGGCGCGCACCGAGATCCACGAGATCACCTCGGTGGTCAACGGGCGGGTCAGCCTGGGGGCGACCGCTGCGCTCGGGCCGTACGACCTGCCGCAGGCGCTGGCCCGGTTCCGCGACCGGTTCCCCGGCATCGCGCTGCGGCTGCGGTCCGGGCTGCTCACCGGCCTGCTCGGGGCTCTCGACGAGGGAGAACTCGACCTGGTCGTCGGGCCGCTGTACGCCGACCTGCCGGCCCGCTTCGACGCGCTGCCGCTGGTCGACGAGCAGCTGCTGCTGGCGCTGCCGCTCGGCCACCCGCTGGCCCGGGCCGGCCGGCTCACCCTGGGCGAGGCCCGCGACGAGCCGTTCGTCAGCCTGCCGCGGGGCCTCGGGCTGCGCTGGATCCTCGAGGACGCCGCCCGCTCGGCCGGGTTCGCGCCGCGGGTGGAGTTCGAGGCGGCCGGCGCGGCCGGCATCCGGGAACTGATCGCCGCCGGGCTCGGGGTGGGCCTGCTGTCCCGGGCGGCGGCCGAGGACGCGCCCGGGCCGGCGGTGGCCGTACGGCACCTGCACCCGACGCCGGTGCACCCGCCGATCGGGGTGATGCACAGCCGGGACCGGCCGCTCAGCCCGGCCGCGCAGTCCTGCCGGCATCATCTCGTCGAGGTGGCCGGCCGCCGGCCCGACCCCAGCCATCGCACCGAATCAGGCCCAGGCGGGGGGAGTGCCGGTGGTGACGCGGAAGGCGGGCACCTCCCATAG
- a CDS encoding YrdB family protein, which produces MRAFNLGLRFVLELCALAALAYGGWHTPGPLWTRIAAAAALPVVAAIVWGRWVAPKASHPLPDPQRLLPEWLVFGGATIALLLTGHPLLAAALAVSAAVNRWALHALRTSTGGRPL; this is translated from the coding sequence ATGCGCGCGTTCAACCTGGGATTGCGGTTCGTGCTGGAGCTGTGCGCGCTGGCCGCACTGGCGTACGGCGGCTGGCACACGCCCGGGCCGCTCTGGACCCGGATCGCGGCCGCGGCCGCCCTGCCCGTGGTGGCCGCGATCGTCTGGGGCCGCTGGGTGGCCCCGAAGGCGAGCCACCCCCTGCCCGACCCGCAGCGCCTGCTCCCGGAGTGGCTGGTCTTCGGCGGCGCCACGATCGCCCTGCTCCTGACCGGCCACCCGCTGCTCGCGGCCGCGCTCGCCGTGTCGGCCGCCGTCAACCGCTGGGCCCTGCACGCCTTGCGCACCTCGACCGGCGGCCGGCCGCTCTAG
- a CDS encoding glycoside hydrolase family 13 protein, which yields MTDALIAPPAVEAPPASWWRNAVIYQIYPRSFADSNGDGIGDLPGIHSRLPYLRDLGVDAVWLSPFYASPQADAGYDVSDYRTVDPIFGTVADAEKLIAGAHEFGLRVIVDLVPNHSSDQHEWFQKAIASGPGSPFRERYHFRPGKGENGELPPNDWPSIFGGPAWTRVADGEWYLHLFAPEQPDFNWEHPAVRDEFKTILRFWLDLGVDGFRVDVAHGLVKEDGLPDVGSDAEWHLLGVGESPCFDRDGVHEVYRDWRRILDEYPGERIAVAEAWAPNLARVSNYVRDDELHQAFNFSYLGTAWNVHEQQQMIEDSLAAMRTVGAPTTWTLSNHDVVRHTTRLMQTAEGEVAGRKATAVDEVAGLRRARAASALMLALPGSAYLYQGEELGLPEVLDLPPEARQDPAFHRATGQDGYRDGCRVPIPWSGTVAPYGFGPDGGGSWLPQPDSWAALSVAAQAGVPDSTLELYRSALAVRRSHPALLPTDNLSWVSAPAGVLAFERAVEGAPVFRCTVNMSGQPVAIGRPGELLLASGPLEGTPDNVVLPPDTTIWWSI from the coding sequence ATGACAGATGCACTGATCGCACCGCCCGCCGTGGAGGCGCCGCCCGCATCCTGGTGGCGCAACGCGGTCATCTACCAGATCTACCCGCGCAGCTTCGCCGACTCGAACGGCGACGGCATCGGCGACCTGCCCGGCATCCACAGCCGGCTGCCGTACCTGCGGGATCTGGGCGTCGACGCGGTCTGGCTCTCCCCGTTCTACGCCTCTCCCCAGGCGGACGCCGGTTACGACGTCTCCGACTACCGCACCGTCGATCCGATCTTCGGCACCGTGGCCGACGCCGAGAAGCTGATCGCCGGCGCCCACGAATTCGGACTGCGGGTCATCGTCGACCTGGTCCCCAACCACTCCTCCGACCAGCACGAGTGGTTCCAGAAGGCGATCGCCAGCGGGCCCGGCTCGCCGTTCCGCGAGCGCTACCACTTCCGTCCCGGCAAGGGCGAGAACGGGGAGCTGCCGCCGAACGACTGGCCGTCGATCTTCGGCGGGCCGGCCTGGACCCGGGTCGCCGACGGCGAGTGGTACCTGCACCTGTTCGCCCCCGAACAGCCGGACTTCAACTGGGAGCACCCGGCGGTCCGCGACGAGTTCAAGACGATCCTGCGGTTCTGGCTCGACCTGGGCGTCGACGGCTTCCGGGTCGACGTGGCGCACGGCCTGGTCAAGGAGGACGGCCTGCCGGACGTCGGCTCGGACGCCGAATGGCACCTGCTCGGCGTCGGCGAGAGCCCGTGCTTCGACCGCGACGGGGTGCACGAGGTCTACCGCGACTGGCGCAGGATCCTCGACGAGTACCCCGGTGAACGGATCGCGGTGGCCGAGGCCTGGGCGCCGAACCTGGCCCGCGTCTCGAACTACGTCCGCGACGACGAACTGCACCAGGCGTTCAACTTCAGCTACCTGGGCACCGCGTGGAACGTACACGAGCAGCAGCAGATGATCGAGGACTCGCTGGCCGCGATGCGTACCGTCGGCGCCCCGACCACGTGGACGCTGTCCAACCACGACGTGGTGCGGCACACCACCCGGCTGATGCAGACCGCCGAGGGTGAGGTGGCCGGCCGCAAGGCGACCGCGGTGGACGAGGTCGCGGGTCTGCGCCGGGCCCGGGCGGCCTCCGCGCTGATGCTCGCCCTGCCCGGCTCGGCCTACCTGTACCAGGGTGAGGAACTGGGTCTGCCCGAGGTGCTCGACCTGCCGCCGGAGGCACGCCAGGACCCGGCGTTCCACCGGGCGACCGGGCAGGACGGCTACCGCGACGGCTGCCGGGTGCCGATCCCGTGGAGTGGCACGGTCGCACCGTACGGATTCGGGCCCGACGGTGGTGGCAGCTGGCTGCCGCAGCCGGACTCGTGGGCCGCGCTCAGCGTGGCCGCGCAGGCCGGCGTGCCGGACTCCACCCTGGAGCTGTACCGGTCCGCGCTCGCCGTCCGCCGCTCGCACCCGGCGCTGCTGCCCACCGACAACCTGAGCTGGGTGTCCGCCCCGGCCGGAGTGCTCGCCTTCGAGCGCGCGGTCGAGGGCGCGCCGGTGTTCCGCTGCACAGTCAACATGAGCGGCCAGCCGGTCGCGATCGGCCGCCCCGGTGAGCTGCTGCTGGCCAGCGGCCCGCTCGAGGGCACCCCGGACAACGTGGTGCTGCCGCCGGACACCACCATCTGGTGGTCGATCTGA
- a CDS encoding SAM-dependent methyltransferase, with product MTDSDAVKLDTSVPHSARVWNYWLGGKDNYQVDRQVGDDFAGFYPDITVVARQSRAFLKRAVTHLATDAGIRQFLDIGTGMPTAENTHQVAQAAAPDSRIVYVDNDPLVLVHARALLTGTREGRTEYVDASLHEPEKIIAAARGTLNFDQPVGLILMNILGHVPDLDDAVSIVRRLLAELPSGSYLVTADGTNVLDGPAFEEAIGVWNANAPLSYHLRHPDQLARFLEGLDVLEPGLVPCARWRPAEGATAEELRAVDEYGAVGRKP from the coding sequence ATGACCGACAGCGACGCCGTGAAGCTCGACACCAGCGTTCCGCACTCCGCGCGGGTCTGGAACTACTGGCTCGGCGGCAAGGACAACTACCAGGTGGACCGGCAGGTCGGTGACGACTTCGCGGGGTTCTATCCGGACATCACGGTGGTCGCACGCCAGTCGCGGGCGTTCCTCAAGCGCGCGGTCACCCACCTGGCCACCGACGCCGGGATCCGCCAGTTCCTGGACATCGGCACCGGCATGCCGACCGCGGAGAACACCCACCAGGTGGCGCAGGCCGCGGCGCCGGACTCGCGGATCGTCTACGTCGACAACGACCCGCTCGTGCTGGTGCACGCCCGGGCCCTGCTCACCGGCACGCGTGAGGGCCGCACCGAGTACGTCGACGCCAGCCTGCACGAGCCCGAGAAGATCATCGCGGCGGCTCGCGGCACGCTGAACTTCGACCAGCCGGTCGGCCTCATCCTGATGAACATCCTCGGCCACGTGCCCGACCTCGACGACGCCGTGTCGATCGTCCGCCGGCTGCTCGCCGAACTGCCGTCGGGCAGCTACCTGGTCACCGCGGACGGCACCAACGTCCTGGACGGCCCGGCCTTCGAGGAGGCGATCGGCGTGTGGAACGCGAACGCCCCGCTCAGCTACCACCTGCGGCACCCCGACCAGCTCGCCCGCTTCCTGGAGGGCCTCGACGTGCTGGAGCCCGGCCTGGTGCCGTGCGCGCGGTGGCGTCCCGCCGAGGGCGCCACCGCCGAGGAACTGCGCGCAGTGGACGAGTACGGCGCGGTCGGCCGCAAACCCTGA
- a CDS encoding LacI family DNA-binding transcriptional regulator: MPSRRASGKPTSSDVAAAAGVSRSAVSFAFNNPQRISLATRERILGVAEQLGYTPSTLGRMLQAGTTNSIGVLLPQRLARVLENPYYSRFLMGAGQVCDEQGYTLLLTPPLQDSVLKAIPYAAVDGFIVCGLEVDRGEVAELDRRGIPFVLIDSDRHEGAPSVEVDDRGGAREVARHLLDLGHRRLAVLSIGPEHQALERGSYGPLARRLTGIEDALAEVGMSLSDVRLAKAPVTRGDGYRAARELMAGDDPPTAILALSDVLAYGAVEALQELSIDVPREVSVTGFDDLSESAWFRPRLTTVRQPIVTKGRIAADFLISAIRGEDQHPHQTLGTSLVLRESTAKAA, translated from the coding sequence ATGCCGTCCAGAAGGGCCAGCGGCAAGCCCACGTCCAGCGATGTGGCGGCGGCTGCGGGCGTCTCCCGGTCGGCGGTGTCGTTCGCGTTCAACAATCCGCAGCGGATCTCGCTGGCCACCCGGGAGCGCATCCTGGGCGTCGCCGAGCAGCTCGGTTACACCCCGAGCACGCTGGGCCGGATGCTGCAGGCCGGCACCACCAACTCGATCGGGGTGCTGCTGCCGCAGCGGCTGGCCCGGGTGCTGGAGAACCCGTACTACTCACGGTTCCTGATGGGCGCCGGGCAGGTCTGCGACGAGCAGGGTTACACCCTGCTGCTGACGCCGCCGCTGCAGGACTCGGTTCTCAAGGCGATTCCGTACGCGGCGGTGGACGGTTTCATCGTCTGTGGGCTGGAGGTGGATCGCGGCGAGGTGGCCGAACTGGATCGTCGCGGCATCCCGTTCGTGCTGATCGACAGCGACCGGCACGAGGGCGCGCCGAGCGTCGAGGTGGACGACCGGGGCGGCGCCCGGGAGGTGGCCCGGCACCTGCTCGACCTGGGACACCGGCGGCTGGCCGTGCTCTCGATCGGCCCGGAGCACCAGGCGCTGGAACGGGGCAGTTACGGTCCGCTCGCCCGGCGTCTGACCGGGATCGAGGACGCCCTGGCCGAGGTGGGGATGAGCCTGTCCGACGTACGGCTGGCCAAGGCGCCGGTGACCCGCGGCGACGGGTATCGTGCGGCGCGCGAGCTGATGGCCGGGGACGACCCGCCCACCGCCATCCTGGCCCTCTCGGACGTCCTCGCGTACGGGGCGGTGGAAGCTTTGCAAGAACTTTCCATCGACGTGCCCAGAGAGGTCTCCGTGACCGGGTTCGACGACCTGAGCGAGTCGGCTTGGTTCCGCCCGCGGCTGACCACTGTCCGGCAACCGATCGTCACTAAAGGGCGAATCGCCGCAGACTTTCTGATCTCAGCGATCCGGGGTGAGGATCAGCACCCGCACCAGACGCTCGGCACGTCATTGGTTCTTCGCGAATCCACCGCAAAAGCCGCATAA
- a CDS encoding ABC transporter ATP-binding protein, with translation MSSADAVAIAGVSHSYGDVTAVGPVDLTVPAGEFLVLVGASGCGKSTLLRLIAGFEQPTTGSVLAAGSPPVPGRGAGLVFQQPRLFPWKTVGGNVALALRYAGLPATPSRVDELLAQVGLHDVAHRRTWQISGGQQQRVAIARALAVDNPLLLLDEPFAALDALTRERLQEDLRRVSAETGRTSIFVTHSVDEAVFLGSRVVVLTPRPGQIALDLPIELPRTGIAPAELRGLPEFAALRAEVGHAIRDRAEVTA, from the coding sequence GTGTCCTCGGCTGACGCTGTCGCCATTGCCGGGGTGTCGCACTCCTACGGCGACGTGACCGCGGTCGGGCCGGTCGACCTGACCGTCCCGGCGGGGGAGTTCCTGGTCCTGGTCGGCGCGTCCGGGTGCGGCAAGAGCACGCTGCTGCGGCTGATCGCCGGATTCGAGCAGCCGACCACAGGCAGCGTGCTGGCGGCCGGCTCGCCGCCGGTGCCCGGGCGCGGTGCGGGCCTGGTTTTCCAGCAGCCGCGGCTGTTCCCGTGGAAGACGGTCGGCGGCAACGTCGCCCTCGCCCTGCGCTACGCCGGCCTGCCGGCGACCCCTTCCCGGGTCGACGAGTTGCTGGCCCAGGTCGGCCTGCACGACGTGGCGCACCGCCGCACCTGGCAGATCTCCGGCGGCCAGCAGCAGCGGGTCGCGATCGCCCGCGCCCTCGCGGTGGACAACCCGCTGCTGCTCCTCGACGAACCGTTCGCGGCGCTCGACGCGCTCACCCGCGAACGGCTCCAGGAGGACCTGCGCCGGGTCAGCGCCGAGACCGGGCGGACCAGCATCTTCGTCACACACAGCGTCGACGAGGCGGTCTTCCTGGGCAGCCGGGTCGTGGTCCTCACGCCCCGACCCGGGCAGATCGCCCTGGACCTGCCGATCGAACTGCCGCGAACCGGGATCGCCCCGGCCGAACTGCGCGGCCTGCCGGAGTTCGCCGCGCTGCGGGCCGAGGTCGGCCACGCCATCCGCGACCGGGCCGAGGTCACCGCGTAA